The Paenibacillus yonginensis genome segment CCAACGGGTCCGCAACCTGCTCCGCCTACAACGCCGCCCATTTGAATTCCTCCTTTGATTTGTGGATATACCACACCATATGCCTTGAGCGGAGAAGCCGATTGGGTGAATGCCCGCCGTTCTTTAAAAAATCACTGCACAGGCCAAAGGACCGTAAGAAAAGAAGCGAAGATCGCTTCCGTTCTTCCGTCCCTTTCCTGATGAACGTTTCAAGAGCCGCCGCAGCGGTTACCGTAACAATAATCCCCCACCCCACACTCTAAAGAAAGCGAGGAGATGCAGCATGGCTAAATCCAAACCGCTCCAAGACCGTGAACCGGGCTTTAACTCCCTTCCTCCCGTTGACTCCGACCGGCAGGCCCCTACCGATCAGATCGACGACATTGTCGGAGGGATCATGGATGAAATCCAGAAAGACGCTACCGGTACTAAACCGGGAGAGACGGATGCGGCAAACGGCACACAAGACAAGCCGGATACAAATGCAGCCGATTAATCCCCAGAATCTGAATCTGATCCGAATCTGAATCCATATAATATCACGATCGAGTAGGAGGGGGTGACTAACCCCCGTCCTCTCACACCACCGTACATGCGGGTCCGCATACGGCGGTTCCAAAAGGTTAACAAAGCTCCAAATAACGAGAAAGCAAACTTTTCAGCCCTTTCGCTTCCCAGTAGGAAGTCGGAAGGGCGTTGTTTGTGTTTCGGGACATTTCCCATGCACCTCGTCTAGAGTTGCCCATCGCAAAGCAAGCCCACTCTGGAACGCCTAGATTTCGCAGTTCGCGGATTCGGGTTCCCACCCGTTTCCACTGTTTCCAGAGGCACATGCGTAATCTCCTGCGAATCCATTGGTCGAATCTTTCACAGTGGCTCTTCGCCGATGCGATTCGGAAATATCCAATCCAGCCGATGAGGTAGCGGTTTAATTGCATAATCCTGTTTTCCATGGACATCGACCGCGTTCGGCTCGTCAGCTCCCGTACCTTCTCCTTGAATCGCGAGATGGTTTGTGGGGCTAAACAAATTGTCGCTTTCTTGTCCCTCAGGAAACTAAAGCCGAGGAACTTTCGGTTCCACGGGCGGTCTACCGCACTTTTCTCTCGATTCACTTTCAGTTTCAGCTTTCCTTCTACAAAGCGTGTTACCGACTCCATGACGCGTTCGCCCGCACGTTTGCTGGCGACGAAGATGTTGCAGTCGTCCGCATAGCGGACAAATCGCAGTCCTCGTTCCATTAGCTCCTTGTCCAAGTCATCCAGCAATATGTTCGCTAAAAGCGGACTCAGGGGCCCACCCTGCGGCGTTCCTTCTCGGCTGCGCTCCAGCTTTCCATCTACCATCACTCCAGCGTTCAGGTAGGCACGGATCAGTGTCAGCACTCTTTTGTCCTCCACTTTCCGCGCCACTCTTGCCATCAGTATGTCGTGGTTTACCCGGTCAAAGAATTTCTCCAGATCGAGATCCACGACCCATCTCAGGCCGCTTTGGATATATCTTTGGGCTTGTTTCACGGCGTCGTGGGCACTCTTTCCCGGTCGAAAGCCATAGCTATACCACGAGAATTGCGTGTCAAAGATCGGGTTCATGACTTGTAAAAGGGCTTGCTGGAGAAAGCGGTCCATCACGGTCGGGATGCCTAACAGCCGTACACCGCCTCCGGGTTTGGGGATTTCCACCCGTTTGACTGGCGCAGGTCTGTAGGTACCTGCTAGAAGTTTAGCTTTCGCCGATTCCCAGTGTGTTTTCAAGTAAGCTTGTAGATTCGCTACCGTTACTTGGTCCACACCGGGCGCTCCTCCGTTCTCTACCACTCGTTTATAGGCGAGCCGAAGGTTATCTCCTTCGAGCATTCGCTCCAGCAAGTTGTTCTTTGCTTCGCGAGAGGAAGGGGCGACTTGTGCCGACAAAGAACTCCGCGCTCCGGCATACCCTGGCGGCTTCACCGCTTCTCTTTGCCGCAAGCTCTCTGGCGAGATATTCTGCTGTCGTTGCTCTTCGTACGAACGCATCGGTTTCCTCTCTCCTTTCGGTTCAGCCCTTCCGTAGGCTGTTGCAACAGCTTACGTACTATGGCCTCTGCTGACTCCTGCCGGTTCAGCGTAGCCTCTCGGCTACGGTTACAAGTTTTTTTTTCTTGCCTATCCGGCAGGCCTCCCCAGATAAGAACGTCATCTTTCCGCCCGCAACCACTGGAGTCTACAGGATTAGCCCTTGGCGGCTTTGGATTTCGTTGTGTATGGGCAACTCATCCGACTGCTCCTGCCTCAAATCCAGTTCGTGTACCTTGGCTCGTGCTTTTGCCTCCGGCTTCCTTCAGATTCCACCTCACGATGGACACCCTTGCCCTTGGCTAATGGTAGGCGCTCGCCAGCCCCCATTCGGGACTTTCACCCTAAAGATGACGCCCATGCTGGGCGTACCACAAAAATAGCTGCGGAGCCCCAGCTCCGCAGCTATTTTATAGGTTTATTTATCCAAATGGAACGGCACGGTCGTTACAATGACTTCTTTGTTGCGGATAAAGAAAGCACGCATCATGATACTGGTTTGGTTGTGAAGCACGTTCTCCCACCAATGCTTCGTAATAAACTGCGGAATCAGGATTGTGACATGATCCTCCGCCGCCATTTTCCACTCCACCGTTTGAATGAATTTATACAGCGGACGCATGATGCTGCGGTATCTGGACTTCAGGACAATCAGCCGGATGCCCGGGTCCCACTCCGCCCATTTCTGCTCCATCTTCGCAATCGATTCATCGTCAAAGCCGATGTAAACGGCTACTACGTTATTGGACAACGTTTTGGCATAGCTGACGGTATTGAGCACAACCCGGGTGATGCCGGAAATCGGAATAATAACCGTATTCCCTTTCGTGATCGGCTTATCCTTGGCCAAATCGATCCGCAGCTGATCCGCCGTGTTGTCATAGTGACTTCTGATTTTATAGAACAAATAAACGACAAAAGGAAGAAAAATAAAGGCCATCCATACCTGATGGAATTTGGTAAAGATAAAGATCAGCGTAATGGAAAGCGTCACCAGCATCCCGACGGTGTTGATAAACAGCTTGACAAGCCAGCCGCTTGGTTTAAGACGGATCCATCTGACCATCATCCCGGCTTGGGAGAGCGTAAAAGGAATAAACACGCCGACTGCATAAAGCGGAATCAAGGATTCGGTGTCTCCATGAAAGGCCATAACCAGCACAGCCGAAAGCACGCTGAGGAACAAAATCCCGTTCGAGAACCCTAACCGGTCACCACGCACCATAAACATATGCGGCATAAATTTATCTTTGGCCAGCATAAACGCCAGCAGCGGGAACGCCGAATAAGCCGTATTCGCAGCCAGAAACAGAATAACCGCGGTAACGCCCTGGATAATAAAATAAATGGCGCCGCGGCCGAATGTCGCTTCAGCAATCTGCGAAACAACCGTTGATTTAGCTTCCGGCGCAATACCGAACCAATAAGCAAGCAGCGTAATTCCAGTAAACATCGAGCCCAAAATAAGTCCCATCATCATGAGCGTTTTGGCCGCATTTTTAGGTGCCGGATCTCTGAAGTTTGGAATGGCATTGGATACAGCTTCAACGCCGGTCAAAGCCGAACAGCCTGAACAGAAAGCTTTCAGCAGCAGGAACAAACTGACATTCGAAACGGCCGAGCCAAATTCGGCATGGGCAACCGGAGCCCCCACCGTAAAATATTTGATGATTCCGCATATAATCAACGCGAAGATCGCCACGACAAACAGATAGATGGGCACCGCCAAAATAGAAGCGGATTCGGTAACCCCGCGAAGATTCAGAATCGTCAGGAACACAATCATAATCAAAGCAATGGTAACCCGGTATTCGTGTAAGGATGGGAAAGCTGATGTTATGGCATCCGTTCCCGCCGAGGCACTTACGGCCACCGTCAAAATATAATCGACCAGAAGCGATCCGCCCGCAAGCAGACTCGGAGCTTTGCCCAAATTGTCTTTGGCAACGATATAAGCTCCCCCGCCGCTTGGATAAGCGAAGATGGTCTGGCGGTAAGAAGTAATCAAAATGGCAAGCAGCGCGAGCACCGCCACGGCTATCGGAAGCGAATACCAGAGGGCCATAAACCCGGCCGCCACCAGCACCAGCAGAATTTGCTCAGTACCATACGCGACGGAAGACAGCGCATCAGAGGATAAAATCGCGAGCGCTTTAAGTTTGCTTAACTTCTCACCCTCAAGCTCTGCTGACTTCATAGGTCTGCCGATCAAAAGCCGCTTTACTTTCCCAAACATAATTTAATCATCATCCTTTACACTACGAGTGACATACATAAATTGAAGCAATTGATATTATTGCTTAATTCATTTCCGTTTTCAACTGTTTTTGCAAATATTTCATGAACCTTATTATTCCCGTAAAGCTGTTACTTTCTTCACAGCCAGCCCAGCAAAAAAAGCCTAACCTCTATACAGAGGCAAGGCTTCTTAAAATCCGTTTTAATTTTCGTATTAATGAATGCTTTTCTTGGCAAAATTGCCGCCTGAAACGTCCGATACATGCTCAACCGCCAAGAACGCGTTGCGGTCAATTTCGGTCACAATCGCTTTCAGTTTGGCCAGCTCCAGACGGGAAACTACACAATATACGACCTGAGTATCTTCTTTTGTATAACCGCCTCGGGCATACATAAAAGTGGTGCTCCGGCCGAGCCTGTCCATAATCGCCTGGGAAATTTCTTCGTATTCCTTGGAGATGATCGTCACCGATTTGGATTCGTCCAGGCCTTCTACAACAATGTCCATCACTTTGGAGGCAATATAATACGTAAAGATCGAATACATCGCGGAATCCCAGCCGAGATAGAACCCGGCGACAATAAAGATGAGCACGTTCGTGATCAAAATAATCTGGCCAACCGGCATATTGGTTTTCTTGGAAACCAGAATCGCCAATATTTCCGCTCCGTCCGTAGAACCCGAGAAACGAAGGACCAGGCCTACGCCAAGACCCAGCAGCAGACCGCCGAACAGCACCGCCAAAATGGTTTCTTGCGTGAATGCTTCAACATGATGCAGAAACGTTGTCGTCAAGGACAAAACAACAATCCCGTACAGGGAAGAGAATGCGAACGTTTTTCCTACCTGTTTGTACCCGATAATCAGAAACGGAAGATTCAGCACAAATAGGAACAGACCAAGCGGCAGTTCGGTCAGCTGGTTGAGCATGATGGAAATACCCGTAATCCCGCCGTCAATAATGTTGTTCGGAACCAAAAATATTTCAAGCGCCACACCCGCGAGGATCGCACCTGCCGTAATAAAGATAAACCGTACGATAATCTCTTTCAAAGATAATTTTCTGTGTTTTCCTGGCATCCTTGCAACCCCTTTTTAATCATTTCAAGCTCTCTTACTAACTATTTTATAGCAAATATCCCTCAAGCTCAAATAAACGGCCGATTTTTTTCTCGAAAAATAAAGAAAAAGTTGTCCCGGCAGCTCCTGCTGCGCTTGGACAACTTTTTTCCACTAATACCTCTCTTCGTTTTTAGCGGGCTGCTGCCCGTTCGAAGCTCACTCCGGACTTAATGTTTCCAGTGCTCATTAATAAACTCATCACGGCCGGACTTCTCCCGGTCTTCTTTGTAATGCTTTGTGTTCTTCTTATGATAATCCTGATGGTAGTCCTCTGCCGCATAGAAAGGGGCAGCCGCCAGAATTTCCGTCACGATTGGTTTATCAAAACGGCCGCTGGCCGCCACCGCCGCTTTGGAAACCTCTGCCAGCTCTTTTTGCTTCTGATTATGATAAAAAATAGCCGTCCGGTATTGAGAACCCCGGTCATGAAATTGTCCGCCGTCATCCGTCGGGTCGATCTGCTGCCAGAACAGCTCAAGCAGCCGTTCATAAGGGAACAGTTCGGGATCAAACGTAATCTGGACGACTTCATAATGTCCCGTGTCGCCTTTCTTCACCTGCTCATAGGTCGGATTCTCTACGCTGCCGCCTGAATATCCTGATATAATGCCATGAATCCCCGGAAGCTCGTCAAACGGCGTCACCATACACCAGAAGCAGCCTCCGGCGAAAGTCGCTTTCTCCATGCCTTTCATCTCCTTCAACAATTACACCTAACAAGGGCTACTGCATAAACTGTTATATCCTCAGTGTCCTCAGCGTAAGCCCATAATATCACATCCCCGAACCAGGGGTCTATATAAGGAGTTCTCCTATGCCTAATTACCGAATTATCGTCGATTTGTCCGATCACATGCTTTACCTGCTTGATAACGATACCGTCGTCCGGGGATTTCCGGTCGCCACAGGCGCCATGCTTACGCAAACGCCCTACGGGGATTATACGATTGTAAACAAACAATCCAATCCCGGCGGCCCCTTCGGGGTGCTCTGGATGGGACTGTCCAAACC includes the following:
- the ltrA gene encoding group II intron reverse transcriptase/maturase → MRSYEEQRQQNISPESLRQREAVKPPGYAGARSSLSAQVAPSSREAKNNLLERMLEGDNLRLAYKRVVENGGAPGVDQVTVANLQAYLKTHWESAKAKLLAGTYRPAPVKRVEIPKPGGGVRLLGIPTVMDRFLQQALLQVMNPIFDTQFSWYSYGFRPGKSAHDAVKQAQRYIQSGLRWVVDLDLEKFFDRVNHDILMARVARKVEDKRVLTLIRAYLNAGVMVDGKLERSREGTPQGGPLSPLLANILLDDLDKELMERGLRFVRYADDCNIFVASKRAGERVMESVTRFVEGKLKLKVNREKSAVDRPWNRKFLGFSFLRDKKATICLAPQTISRFKEKVRELTSRTRSMSMENRIMQLNRYLIGWIGYFRIASAKSHCERFDQWIRRRLRMCLWKQWKRVGTRIRELRNLGVPEWACFAMGNSRRGAWEMSRNTNNALPTSYWEAKGLKSLLSRYLELC
- a CDS encoding APC family permease; the protein is MFGKVKRLLIGRPMKSAELEGEKLSKLKALAILSSDALSSVAYGTEQILLVLVAAGFMALWYSLPIAVAVLALLAILITSYRQTIFAYPSGGGAYIVAKDNLGKAPSLLAGGSLLVDYILTVAVSASAGTDAITSAFPSLHEYRVTIALIMIVFLTILNLRGVTESASILAVPIYLFVVAIFALIICGIIKYFTVGAPVAHAEFGSAVSNVSLFLLLKAFCSGCSALTGVEAVSNAIPNFRDPAPKNAAKTLMMMGLILGSMFTGITLLAYWFGIAPEAKSTVVSQIAEATFGRGAIYFIIQGVTAVILFLAANTAYSAFPLLAFMLAKDKFMPHMFMVRGDRLGFSNGILFLSVLSAVLVMAFHGDTESLIPLYAVGVFIPFTLSQAGMMVRWIRLKPSGWLVKLFINTVGMLVTLSITLIFIFTKFHQVWMAFIFLPFVVYLFYKIRSHYDNTADQLRIDLAKDKPITKGNTVIIPISGITRVVLNTVSYAKTLSNNVVAVYIGFDDESIAKMEQKWAEWDPGIRLIVLKSRYRSIMRPLYKFIQTVEWKMAAEDHVTILIPQFITKHWWENVLHNQTSIMMRAFFIRNKEVIVTTVPFHLDK
- the msrA gene encoding peptide-methionine (S)-S-oxide reductase MsrA, with the translated sequence MEKATFAGGCFWCMVTPFDELPGIHGIISGYSGGSVENPTYEQVKKGDTGHYEVVQITFDPELFPYERLLELFWQQIDPTDDGGQFHDRGSQYRTAIFYHNQKQKELAEVSKAAVAASGRFDKPIVTEILAAAPFYAAEDYHQDYHKKNTKHYKEDREKSGRDEFINEHWKH
- a CDS encoding YitT family protein, with protein sequence MPGKHRKLSLKEIIVRFIFITAGAILAGVALEIFLVPNNIIDGGITGISIMLNQLTELPLGLFLFVLNLPFLIIGYKQVGKTFAFSSLYGIVVLSLTTTFLHHVEAFTQETILAVLFGGLLLGLGVGLVLRFSGSTDGAEILAILVSKKTNMPVGQIILITNVLIFIVAGFYLGWDSAMYSIFTYYIASKVMDIVVEGLDESKSVTIISKEYEEISQAIMDRLGRSTTFMYARGGYTKEDTQVVYCVVSRLELAKLKAIVTEIDRNAFLAVEHVSDVSGGNFAKKSIH
- a CDS encoding L,D-transpeptidase, with amino-acid sequence MPNYRIIVDLSDHMLYLLDNDTVVRGFPVATGAMLTQTPYGDYTIVNKQSNPGGPFGVLWMGLSKPHYGIHGTNDPSSIGKSVSHGCIRMYNEDVLQLSELVPVGTRVSIRP